From Cervus canadensis isolate Bull #8, Minnesota chromosome 28, ASM1932006v1, whole genome shotgun sequence, one genomic window encodes:
- the LOC122429193 gene encoding histone H4 produces MSGRGKGGKGLGKGGAKRHRKVLRDNIQGITKPAIRRLARRGGVKRISGLIYEETRGVLKVFLENVIRDAVTYTEHAKRKTVTAMDVVYALKRQGRTLYGFGG; encoded by the coding sequence ATGTCTGGTAGAGGTAAAGGAGGAAAGGGGCTCGGAAAAGGAGGCGCTAAACGCCATCGTAAGGTTCTGCGGGATAATATCCAGGGTATTACGAAACCGGCTATTCGCCGTTTGGCTCGTCGGGGGGGTGTGAAGCGCATTTCTGGGCTCATCTACGAGGAGACCCGCGGGGTGCTGAAGGTCTTTCTGGAGAACGTGATCCGAGACGCGGTCACCTACACCGAGCACGCTAAGCGCAAGACTGTCACCGCCATGGATGTGGTCTACGCGCTCAAGCGTCAGGGACGCACCCTCTACGGCTTCGGCGGCTAA
- the LOC122429171 gene encoding histone H1.3 yields MSETAPVAPAAPAPAEKTPVKKKAKKSGAAAGKRKASGPPVSELITKAVAASKERSGVSLAALKKALAAAGYDVEKNNSRIKLGLKSLVSKGTLVQTKGTGASGSFKLNKKAATGEAKPKAKKAGAAKPKKAAGAAKKPKKATGAATPKKAAKKTPKKAKKPAAGAKKVTKSPKKAKAAKPKKPTKSPAKAKASKPKAAKPKAAKPKATKAKKAVSKKK; encoded by the coding sequence ATGTCGGAGACGGCTCCGGTTGCTCCTGCTGCTCCCGCACCTGCAGAGAAAACACCTGTTAAGAAGAAGGCAAAGAAATCTGGCGCGGCCGCTGGAAAACGTAAGGCGTCCGGGCCCCCGGTGTCCGAGCTCATCACCAAGGCTGTCGCCGCCTCCAAGGAGCGCAGCGGCGTGTCTCTGGCTGCGCTCAAGAAGGCACTGGCTGCCGCCGGCTACGATGTGGAGAAGAACAACAGCCGCATTAAGCTGGGTCTCAAGAGCCTGGTGAGCAAGGGCACCCTGGTGCAGACCAAGGGCACTGGGGCTTCCGGCTCTTTCAAGCTCAACAAGAAGGCGGCCACCGGGGAGGCCAAGCCCAAGGCGAAGAAGGCGGGCGCGGCCAAGCCCAAGAAGGCTGCCGGGGCGGCTAAGAAACCCAAGAAAGCCACCGGTGCGGCCACTCCAAAGAAAGCTGCCAAGAAGACCCCTAAGAAAGCCAAGAAGCCAGCGGCAGGAGCCAAGAAAGTAACCAAGAGCCCGAAGAAGGCGAAGGCAGCCAAACCGAAGAAGCCGACTAAGAGTCCGGCCAAGGCCAAAGCCTCCAAGCCTAAAGCAGCTAAACCTAAAGCTGCCAAACCCAAGGCTACAAAGGCCAAGAAGGCGGTTTCCAAGAAGAAGTAA
- the LOC122429252 gene encoding uncharacterized protein LOC122429252 produces the protein MARTKQTARKSTGGKAPRKQLATKAARKSAPATGGVKKPHRYRPGTVALREIRRYQKSTELLIRKLPFQRLVREIAQDFKTDLRFQSSAVMALQEACEAYLVGLFEDTNLCAIHAKRVTIMPKDIQLARRIRGERALRMSPSPFPAFYGVFKEVRDRGKGLGKGGAKRHRKVLRDNIQGITKPAIRRLARRGGVKRISGLIYEETRGVLKVFLENVIRDAVTYTEHAKRKTVTAMDVVFWSFINTGAPPPSLIPLSFTLAMARTKQTARKSTGGKAPRKQLATKAARKSAPATGGVKKPHRYRPGTVALREIRRYQKSTELLIRKLPFQRLVREIAQDFKTDLRFQSSAVMALQEACEAYLVGLFEDTNLCAIHAKRVTIMPKDIQLARRIRGERA, from the exons ATGGCGCGCACTAAGCAGACGGCTCGCAAGTCCACCGGCGGCAAAGCGCCGCGCAAGCAGCTCGCCACCAAGGCAGCCCGCAAGAGCGCTCCGGCCACCGGCGGCGTGAAGAAGCCGCACCGCTACCGGCCCGGCACGGTGGCTCTGCGAGAGATCCGCCGCTACCAGAAGTCCACCGAGCTGCTGATCCGCAAGCTGCCGTTCCAGCGGCTGGTGCGCGAGATCGCGCAGGACTTCAAGACCGACCTGCGCTTCCAGAGCTCGGCCGTGATGGCGCTGCAGGAGGCGTGCGAGGCCTACCTTGTGGGGCTCTTCGAGGACACCAACCTGTGTGCCATCCACGCCAAGCGCGTCACTATCATGCCCAAGGACATTCAGCTCGCCCGCCGCATCCGCGGGGAGAGGGC GTTACGAATgagcccctcccccttccccgccTTTTACGGGGTTTTCAAAGAGGTCCGCGACC GTGGAAAAGGCCTTGGGAAAGGAGGCGCGAAGCGTCACCGTAAGGTTCTGCGGGATAACATTCAAGGTATTACTAAGCCCGCCATCCGCCGCTTGGCTCGTCGCGGTGGGGTCAAGCGCATCTCTGGCCTTATTTACGAGGAAACTCGCGGGGTGCTGAAAGTGTTCTTGGAAAACGTGATACGGGACGCGGTCACCTACACCGAACACGCCAAGCGAAAGACGGTCACGGCCATGGACGTCGT ATTCTGGTCCTTTATAAATACAGGAGCACCCCCTCCTAGTTTAATCCCATTGTCTTTCACGCTAGCTATGGCGCGGACTAAGCAGACGGCTCGCAAGTCCACCGGCGGCAAAGCGCCGCGCAAACAGCTCGCTACGAAGGCCGCCCGTAAGAGCGCGCCGGCCACCGGCGGCGTGAAGAAGCCGCACCGCTATCGGCCTGGCACCGTGGCTCTGCGCGAAATCCGCCGCTACCAGAAGTCTACGGAGCTGCTGATCCGCAAGCTGCCGTTCCAGCGGCTGGTGCGCGAGATCGCGCAGGACTTCAAGACCGACCTGCGCTTCCAGAGCTCGGCCGTGATGGCGCTGCAGGAGGCGTGCGAGGCCTACCTGGTGGGGCTCTTCGAGGACACCAACCTGTGTGCCATCCACGCCAAGCGCGTCACCATCATGCCCAAGGACATCCAGCTCGCCCGCCGCATCCGGGGAGAGAGAGCATAA
- the LOC122429196 gene encoding histone H4, which translates to MSGRGKGGKGLGKGGAKRHRKVLRDNIQGITKPAIRRLARRGGVKRISGLIYEETRGVLKVFLENVIRDAVTYTEHAKRKTVTAMDVVYALKRQGRTLYGFGG; encoded by the coding sequence ATGTCTGGACGGGGTAAAGGTGGAAAAGGCCTTGGGAAAGGAGGCGCGAAGCGTCACCGTAAGGTTCTGCGGGATAACATTCAAGGTATTACTAAGCCCGCCATCCGCCGCTTGGCTCGTCGCGGTGGGGTCAAGCGCATCTCTGGCCTTATTTACGAGGAAACTCGCGGGGTGCTGAAAGTGTTCTTGGAAAACGTGATACGGGACGCGGTCACCTACACCGAACACGCCAAGCGAAAGACGGTCACGGCCATGGACGTCGTGTACGCACTGAAGCGTCAGGGACGCACCCTTTACGGATTTGGCGGCTAA
- the LOC122429183 gene encoding histone H2A type 1-B, producing the protein MSGRGKQGGKARAKAKTRSSRAGLQFPVGRVHRLLRKGNYSERVGAGAPVYLAAVLEYLTAEILELAGNAARDNKKTRIIPRHLQLAIRNDEELNKLLGRVTIAQGGVLPNIQAVLLPKKTESHHKAKGK; encoded by the coding sequence ATGTCTGGGCGCGGGAAGCAAGGAGGGAAAGCTCGTGCCAAGGCTAAAACTCGCTCTTCGCGGGCCGGGCTCCAGTTCCCCGTGGGCCGAGTGCACCGGCTGCTCCGCAAGGGGAACTACTCCGAGCGGGTCGGGGCCGGGGCCCCGGTGTATCTGGCGGCGGTGCTGGAGTACCTGACGGCCGAGATCCTGGAGCTGGCGGGCAACGCGGCCCGGGACAATAAGAAGACCCGCATCATCCCGCGCCACCTACAGCTGGCTATCCGCAACGACGAGGAGCTCAACAAGCTGCTGGGTCGTGTGACCATCGCTCAGGGTGGTGTCCTGCCCAACATCCAGGCGGTGCTGCTGCCCAAGAAGACTGAGAGCCATCACAAGGCAAAGGGCAAGTGA
- the LOC122429189 gene encoding histone H2B type 1-C/E/F/G/I: protein MPEPAKSAPAPKKGSKKAVTKAQKKDGKKRKRSRKESYSVYVYKVLKQVHPDTGISSKAMGIMNSFVNDIFERIAGEASRLAHYNKRSTITSREIQTAVRLLLPGELAKHAVSEGTKAVTKYTSSK from the coding sequence ATGCCTGAGCCGGCCAAGTCCGCTCCTGCCCCGAAGAAGGGCTCCAAGAAGGCGGTGACCAAGGCGCAGAAGAAGGACGGCAAGAAGCGCAAGCGCAGCCGCAAAGAGAGCTACTCCGTGTACGTGTACAAAGTGCTGAAGCAGGTCCACCCGGACACCGGCATCTCGTCCAAGGCCATGGGCATCATGAACTCCTTCGTCAACGACATCTTCGAGCGCATCGCTGGCGAGGCGTCGCGCTTGGCTCATTACAACAAGCGTTCGACCATCACATCCAGGGAGATCCAGACGGCCGTGCGCCTGCTGCTTCCCGGGGAGCTGGCCAAACACGCGGTGTCTGAGGGCACCAAGGCCGTCACCAAGTACACCAGCTCCAAGTAA